The DNA window TCTGAGCCTTAAAAATTCTGAAGTTTCGGATAGATAATCATCTTTGTCATGATCCATAGCATTTATAAGCGACAGAATCTCATTTTCATTTAATGATTTTGGAAGGGACTTGGTCCTTTTAGGTGTTTGAACATCCTTTAAAACACCGATACCTCCAAATTCAAAGAATTTCTTGACAACCACAGTTACCAGGTAAATATAATTTTGTGATACATTCTTTTCCCGTTTAAGATAACGGATATATCTCTTAAAAGCTCTTAAAACTAATCTTTCATCGTACAGATCCTTTTCGCTCTTTAAAAATTTGTGAAAATTAATTATGATGGATCTGTAGGTTTTTATGGTGTTTTTTGAGTAGTTCCTTATTTCCAGTTCTATGAGGTAATCTTCAATCATCTCAGGAAAATCAAAGGCATCGAGTATGTTTTCTCTCAAAACATGCCCAGACTCGCTTGAAACTGTCCCATGCAACTGTGCCGAACCACCCTCGATATTTTTCCAGTGTTGGTTTGAGTAGGGATTCATTTTAGTCAGAGAACCTAAATTTGTTTTTAATTATTTATTTTAGTAGATGTTTTATGTTTATTAATGTAAATAGTTTAAGTATATTGTTGGAGGTTTACATGTAACTTCTGTCAACGTTTTCATTTGGATTCTGTTTCTGTCCAGTACCCATGTTTTGAGAACTGGAAATATCCTTGTTAAATGCATTTTCAAAGGTTCTGTATCTTTTTATTATCTGATCCTCTATAGATAGGGCATTTTTTATGGCGAAACTCATATGATTTTCCATTATAAGATCGCTGGATTCCATAACAGCCATATCCCCAGCCATCCTCAAACATCCACCTAGATCCCTTAGTCTCAGTGTTAAGGAATTTTTTTGTTCATCAATTGATTCTGCCCTTCGACTTGCTTCTTCAATTAACACTTCAACAGCCCTTCTTGTTGCGTGGGGTATTTTTCCATCCAGTTTTATTTCTTGGGCAACGAATTGGGCCAGTTTAGCCCTATTTTCATCATTATCAGGCATGGTTGTATTCATCAAAATTTCATAACCTTCGCCCTGAATTCTAGAGCGTAAAGGCGGCAGTATGTGTTGAATATCTCTGATATTGCACGCTGCTATGAATATAAAATCGCATGGAACATTATCCACCCTCACCGAACTTCCAGCACTCTGGGGGTTTCTTCCAACTATTGGAAACACCTTGTCCTGCATAGCACTTAAGATGTAGCGTTGGAGGGGTGCGATATGGATTATTTCATCTATAAAAAGTACTCCTTCGTGTGCTTCATGAACAGCACCTGGAACCACACGTTCGTAGGGTTGTGTACCTAACTCAGGATGTCCCCCATAGGGATCATGGCGCACATCACCTAAAAGTTCAGTTTCACTGGCACCTGTGGCTTGAATAAACAATTTCCTATCGATTGGGATGATTACATTCTTTGGTTTTTCTTCAACCAATTCCCTTCGTTTTTCTAGGGCATGCTGATCCAGTATCTTGATGTGTTCCCCATCAACACGTTCATAAATAACAACTTCTTCCCTGCCATTTTTCATTCTGGTAGTTGTAACCCTTTCTTGGGGAATGTTAACAGATCCCTCGTTCATCTCAAACATTCCAAGGAGATCTCCCAGGTGTTTCCGTCGGGCGTTTATGTGGGAATATTTATCTGCACCACAGTTGGGACATATGCTCTGGTAAGCATTGTTGTACCCTCCACAGTTGACACATCGAAAACCTAATCTATCTGCAACTGCTTCTGGAACATTTTCTGGACTGACCAATTCCCCTTCTGCTCTTTCAAGATCTCTCTTTTCATGCTCCATTTCATTGCGGGTTTTGGTTTCAACAAATGGTCTTTCCGGTCTTTCAGGGTTTTGAACAACTGTTATTTCTTCGTTGGGTTTTTTAAGATGGAATGAAATTGCCTGGGCAATTAAAGATTTTCCAATTCCGGGAGGACCCACAAGTAGAAGGTTTCTTCTCTGTTTAGCAGCAATTTTAACGGATCTGATAATATCCTCATGTCCAATAACTCTCTCAAGCGGATCTTTAGGTATGAGAATATCTTTAGTAGTGTTAATATCTCTTAAAAATTCTTTTTTCATGTTTACGTACATAAAAAATTCCCCCAGGGATTAAATTCATAATCCCTGTATGATCCTTTTTTTACGGATTTTCCAATTAAATAGGAGTTATCTGGTAATTACCTTTATGGGACTTGGTTTTTTTACTACATCACTCATTCTGACGGCCACTATATGTTTCAAACCCTTTTCTTTGGCCATATCTATCAATCTTTGACTGATAACTCCATCAAAAACAACAGCGTATGCATTGTTGTTTACTGTTTTGAGTTCGTCGTACAGGTTTTCAACCTTCACTTCCTTCAAAATGTTGAGTGCATCATCCAATATTTCAGCATTTCCGGAACCTTCAAGATCCTTTAGAATACCCTTTAAAACTGTTATTTTATCTGGTCCTTTAGGTTCAACCTTCTCAACCTTCACACCTACATCATGGTATATCTGTTCGACTGGGATCTTATCCCTGAGTGCAACCATGACTTCGTCTTTACTTAGATCTTCGACTTCTTTTCCTCGAGGAGCTCTGGTAACGTAGTCCACTTCTCCAACTTGTAGAAGTTCTTTAAGAATTAGATCTCCACCCCTATCTCCATCGAGAAATGCTGTGACTGTTTTATGTTTGGTTAGTTCTGCAACTGTTTTAGGTACACTTACACCCTCAACTGCGATGGAGTTCTTCACACCGTACCTGAGAAGGTTCAGCACATCTGCCCTTCCTTCAACTACCAGTATGGCATCGGATGAAATAACATTTGGACCTGCAGGAAGTCTGTCGTCACCATATTCCGCAATTTCATGGATTCTCATGGCTTCTTTGACTTCTTCAATCATTTTCAGACTTTCTGGAGTTACTTCTTCCATCATGCCCTTGTAAAGCTCTTTGGCTCTGTCTACTACTTTTCTCCTTTTAACTGCCCTGACATCTTCAACTTTAGAAACTTGTATGTATGCTTCGCAAGGCCCTACCCTGTTTATGGTTTCTAGTGATGCTGCGAGAATGGCGGTTTCAACCCTGTCAAGACTGGATGGAATGACTATTTCTCCTTTGGATCTGCCTGCTTTGGAGTTAATGTTGACCTTAATCCTTCCGATTCTACCAGTTTTTTGCAGTTCCCTTAAATCTAAATCGTTACTTAAAAGCCCTTCTGTCTGTCCGAAAATTGCTCCAACGACATCTGGCTTTTCAACAATTCCATTAGCATTAATTTGAGCGTGAATAAGATATTTAGTCGTACTAATCTCTTCTTTTCCCATTTTTGGGCCTCCCCTTCTTGTATAGATACTCTCATGATGATTATATCATGCCCAGTTGGCATCAGTATCTGACACAGAAACGTTGATGATCGAAATTATCACTAACACCATCGGGTTTTTCTTCGAGTTCTAATTGCTCCATGTGCCTTGGGAGGCTCTCAATATCTTTTATGAATTTCCTGGTAATACCCATAATTTTTCTTCTGATCTCCAGATTTGGATATGAACCAAGACTTTGTATATCCCCTGCAAGTCTTTTGGCAAGTTGTTCTCCTTTTTTATCGAAGTCTGTAAGGATGATAACTTTTGAGGACAATTTCACAGATTTTTCAGCAATTTCGAATAATTTAAGACCAGAACCTGAGACTTTAATGAAAGTACCATTGATACCAAGTTTCTTCAAAGCATTTTCGTCTTTTTTTCCCTCGATAAGTATTGGCATTCCCTGCTCCGCACAGATCTTGAGTTCCTCTATAATACATGATAGTTTTTTAAAACTCATCTATAAGCCCTTTTTATGATGTTGATAAGTATCTATATCATATTATAACCCATCTTATATATAAAATTGAAGTAATTGATAGCAGTATTAATAAATCACTATTTTAAGGATTTTAAAGGATTATAAGGACTAATTACTCGCTGATTTAAATTATTTGTGGTAATATTACTATATGAAACACTAACAAAATTGTTTGAAATGAATTTAAAAATTTGAGTTTCTAAATGAAGATTCCATTGAGACTCTATGAAAAAATATTACATGCACTTTAGTTACTGATCACTTGGCTCAATACTACCAATTGCAAATTGTAGTTTATTTTAATTCTATGGCGATAATATGCCCTAAACATACAATCAATCATCATAAATTTGAATCAAATCTAAAATTCAGAAAATGTATATAGAAAGTTGATCTCATTATCAACTGATACATAATAAAGTTAGATGAACAGAAAGAATAAGTTCTGTAACATCTTAGTTAAAAAAAATCGGAGGAAATTAAAGTGGCAAAAGGCCTTATTAGGATAGTTCTGGACATATTGAAACCACATGAACCAATAATCCCCACGTTTGCTAAATATTTAAGTGAAATTAACGGCGTAGAGGGCGTAAATATCACACTTTTAGAAATAGACAAGGAAACTGAGAACATAAAAGTTACCATGCAAGGTGATGATCTAGACTACGATGTCATCACAGAAGCAATTGAAGAGTATGGTGGTTCAATCCACAGTGTGGATGAAGTTGTGGCTGGAAAAAAATTAATTGAAGAAGTTACAACACCTCAGGACTGATTAAATGGATGGAAAGCAAAAACTTTCTCCAGAAACCTTTTTAAAAAAATTTGCTTCCAAATCTTCTGAAGAACCTGCATATCCTGATGTTACAACATCACAGTTTTCAGATGCTTTAACCAAGCTAACAGGAAAAAATGGAGTTTTAGTAAATATAAAACCAATTGACGATTTCAAAATTATTGGAAGAGCTACAACCGTTAAAACATCTTCCAATGATTGGGGTACTGTGATCAAAGGAATATACAGTGCCAAAAAGGGAGATGTACTGGTGATAAGTTGTGAAGATGATCAAACTGCAGTTTGGGGCGAATTGGCATCTGAAGCAGCCAAAATACGAGGTCTTTCAGGAACAGTAGTTATTGGTGCCAGCAGAGACAGTGCAGGGATAAAAAGTTTGAAATACCCAGTATTTTCTCGAAATGTAGTTCCAAATGCTGGAAAGCCCCTGACAGAGGGTGAAATCAATATAAACCTCACAATTGAAGACACCATCATCAAACCGGGAGACCTCATTATAGGAGATGAATGCGGAGTTGTGAGTGTAGACCAAAAAATGGTTTCAGAGGTCATGAAAGTAGCAATGAAAATAGTGAGTAACGAAACTGAAATCAGCTCCAAATTAAATCAAAACATATCTTTCATGGAAATATTAGGAATTAAATAATTATTTCCTGATTGATTAAAACCTTATTTTTTTTTTATTTTATTTAAAGATGGATAACTTGATATATAAACAACGAAATATTTTCTAAAATGCAGACCACTTCTGAATTTATACATGAGCATAAATGGGGAATATTGATAGCCATAATCATTGGTATATTGATTATATTCATTGTTTCAGTTGCAGTGGGTTTGCAAGATATTATAAACGTTTTAAAAGATGCAAATCTCCAAATTATCGCAATAGCCATGTTGCTTGAGATAGTGCTGATTTGTATGTGGACTGAACGTTGGTCACTAATTTTGAAGGTTATAGATAAATCTCCAGGTTTCAGTAAACTTTTTGTAATGATGTTCGCGAGTCTTTTTGGGAACAACATCACTCCAGGTGCTGCTGGTGGAGAACCCATGAGAGCTTATCTTCTTAGTAAGTTTGAGAATATATCATTCGACCTTGCATTTGTTTCTGCGAGTGCTGATCGTGTTTTTGAATTTTTTCCGTTTGTTCTGGTGTCAGCCTTTGCCATTTACATGATATCAACATGGCATATTG is part of the Methanobacterium lacus genome and encodes:
- a CDS encoding ATP-binding protein, with the translated sequence MYVNMKKEFLRDINTTKDILIPKDPLERVIGHEDIIRSVKIAAKQRRNLLLVGPPGIGKSLIAQAISFHLKKPNEEITVVQNPERPERPFVETKTRNEMEHEKRDLERAEGELVSPENVPEAVADRLGFRCVNCGGYNNAYQSICPNCGADKYSHINARRKHLGDLLGMFEMNEGSVNIPQERVTTTRMKNGREEVVIYERVDGEHIKILDQHALEKRRELVEEKPKNVIIPIDRKLFIQATGASETELLGDVRHDPYGGHPELGTQPYERVVPGAVHEAHEGVLFIDEIIHIAPLQRYILSAMQDKVFPIVGRNPQSAGSSVRVDNVPCDFIFIAACNIRDIQHILPPLRSRIQGEGYEILMNTTMPDNDENRAKLAQFVAQEIKLDGKIPHATRRAVEVLIEEASRRAESIDEQKNSLTLRLRDLGGCLRMAGDMAVMESSDLIMENHMSFAIKNALSIEDQIIKRYRTFENAFNKDISSSQNMGTGQKQNPNENVDRSYM
- the xerA gene encoding site-specific tyrosine recombinase/integron integrase, with product MNPYSNQHWKNIEGGSAQLHGTVSSESGHVLRENILDAFDFPEMIEDYLIELEIRNYSKNTIKTYRSIIINFHKFLKSEKDLYDERLVLRAFKRYIRYLKREKNVSQNYIYLVTVVVKKFFEFGGIGVLKDVQTPKRTKSLPKSLNENEILSLINAMDHDKDDYLSETSEFLRLRNKVILALLYSSGLRVSELVTLHSDSFDLTDRTIRIRGKGEKDRIVLFDEQTKELLEGYLQVRGDHSDYLFVNRSGNHLTPRYIQMMIKDYAKAAGIKKKVTPHILRHSFATHLLKNGVDIRAIQQLLGHSNLSTTQIYTSVDMHTLKNVYDRAKLS
- a CDS encoding toprim domain-containing protein; amino-acid sequence: MSFKKLSCIIEELKICAEQGMPILIEGKKDENALKKLGINGTFIKVSGSGLKLFEIAEKSVKLSSKVIILTDFDKKGEQLAKRLAGDIQSLGSYPNLEIRRKIMGITRKFIKDIESLPRHMEQLELEEKPDGVSDNFDHQRFCVRY
- a CDS encoding DUF211 domain-containing protein is translated as MAKGLIRIVLDILKPHEPIIPTFAKYLSEINGVEGVNITLLEIDKETENIKVTMQGDDLDYDVITEAIEEYGGSIHSVDEVVAGKKLIEEVTTPQD
- a CDS encoding RraA family protein, with translation MDGKQKLSPETFLKKFASKSSEEPAYPDVTTSQFSDALTKLTGKNGVLVNIKPIDDFKIIGRATTVKTSSNDWGTVIKGIYSAKKGDVLVISCEDDQTAVWGELASEAAKIRGLSGTVVIGASRDSAGIKSLKYPVFSRNVVPNAGKPLTEGEININLTIEDTIIKPGDLIIGDECGVVSVDQKMVSEVMKVAMKIVSNETEISSKLNQNISFMEILGIK
- the dnaG gene encoding DNA primase DnaG; protein product: MGKEEISTTKYLIHAQINANGIVEKPDVVGAIFGQTEGLLSNDLDLRELQKTGRIGRIKVNINSKAGRSKGEIVIPSSLDRVETAILAASLETINRVGPCEAYIQVSKVEDVRAVKRRKVVDRAKELYKGMMEEVTPESLKMIEEVKEAMRIHEIAEYGDDRLPAGPNVISSDAILVVEGRADVLNLLRYGVKNSIAVEGVSVPKTVAELTKHKTVTAFLDGDRGGDLILKELLQVGEVDYVTRAPRGKEVEDLSKDEVMVALRDKIPVEQIYHDVGVKVEKVEPKGPDKITVLKGILKDLEGSGNAEILDDALNILKEVKVENLYDELKTVNNNAYAVVFDGVISQRLIDMAKEKGLKHIVAVRMSDVVKKPSPIKVITR